Below is a genomic region from Streptomyces sp. RPA4-2.
AGCGCAACCGGAACATGGTCGTGGAGGTGGGCCCGGAGGTGGTGGCCGGCGACGACTTCGCCTGGCTGACACTGGGGCAGGTCAACCTGCTGCTGCGGCACGACAACCTGGTGAACATGGACGCCCGTACGGTGCTGTCCTGCCTGCCGGACTGGCGTGGCGGCCGGGAGAACCTGGTCGAGGACGCCGGCTGGTCGCTGCACACCGGCCGGGAGGTCCGCACCTGGATCACCCGGCGGCGTGCGGAGCACGAGGTGAGCGTGGCGCCGATCCCGCTGGCGCAGGCGCAGGGCTGGCTGCGTACGCAGCACGCGGTGACGCACTGCAACGGCCTGTACTTCGATGTCGTCGCGGTGGACGTGTCCTCCCGCGGGCGTGAGGTGCCCGCCTGGTCGCAGCCCTTGCTGGAGCCCCGTGGCATGGGTGTCGCGGCGCTGTTCGTGAAGCGGATCGACGGGGTGGTGCACGCTCTGCTGCGGGCCCGTGCCGAACCTGGCTTCCTCGACGTGGTGGAGCTGGGTCCGACCGTGCAGTGTGTGCCGGAGAACTACGAGCATCTGCCCGAGGCGGACCGGCCGCCGTATCTCGCGCAGGCGCTGGCGCGCCGCGAAAGCGCCCGCTACGACGTGGTGCTGTCCGAGGAGGGCGGCCGGTTCCGCAACGCGCAGAGCCACTACATGATCATCGAGACGGAGAGCGACTTCCCCGCCGTGTCGGACGAGTTCCGCTGGCTGACACCGCATCAGCTGGATGAACTGCTGTGCTACAGCCACCATTTGAACGTGCAGGCCAGGACACTGGTCGCGGCGTTGAGGTCGCTGTGAGCGGCGCCGCGCAACGGCCGCTGCGGCTGGGTGCGCTGGGGACCTCGTCCATCGCGCGCCGTCGTACGCTGCCGAGGGCGGTGGCCGCGCCGGAGGTGGAACTCGTCGCCGTCGCGGGCCGGTCGCCGCAGAAGACGGCGGCGTTCGCCGAGCGGTTCGGCTGTGCGGCGGAGGCGGATCTCGCGTCGCTGCTGGAGCGCCCGGACGTGGAGGCGGTGTACATCTCCACGCCGACCGCGCTGCACCGCACCTGGGCTGCGCGGGCGCTGCGGGCGGGCAAGCACGTGCTGGTCGAGAAGCCGGTCGGGGTGAACGCGCACGAGGCACGTGAACTGGCCGACCTGGCGCGGGAGCGCGGGCTGGTGCTGCGGGAGAACTTCATGTTCCTGCACCATCCGCAGCACGCCTTCGCCGCGGACCTGGTGCGCCAGGGGCGGCTGGGCCGGCTGAGCACGATGCACGCCGCCTTCTGCATTCCGCCGCTGCCCGCCGACGACATCCGCTACGTGCCCGACATGGGCGGCGGGGCCCTGCTGGACGTGGGGGTGTATCCGCTGCGCGCCGCCCAACTGCTGCTGGGCAAGGGGCTCCAGGTGGCCGGGGCGGTGCTGCGCACGCGTCCGGACGGGCTGGACCTGTCGGGTCAGGCGCTGCTGGTCTCACCGTCCGGTGTCCTCGCGAACGTGACGTTCGGTTTCGAGCACGCGTATGCGTCGGCGTACTCGCTGTGGGGTGACACGGCGCGTCTGTCGGTGACGCGCGCCTTCACCCCGCCGCCCGCGTACCAGCCCGTGCTCGTGCTGGAGGAGCAGGATCACGAGGAGCGGTTCACGCTCCCGGCCGCCGACCAACTGCACAATTGCCTGGCCGAGTTCGCGGCGGCGGTCCGGCGGGGCGACACGGGCGGCGCCGAGGAGGCCGACAGGCGCCGGGCCGTGGTGGCGGGCATGGACCTGGTCGACCTGGTGAACAAGGTGGCCGTGCGGGTGCCCGTGGGTGACGGCCGGGAGGAACGGGACAGACCCACCGGCGGCAGGTGAGCACCGTTCCCCGATCATGACGTCCCGCCGTGCACGACGACCGGAAATCGCCCTCCCCGTGGGCGCACCCGTGGTCCACTGCCGGGCAGACCACCGTAAAGGGGGAGGGCCCGGAAGCCGACGAGCGGCGCACGCCCCCGTAACCCGTCCCGCCACGCCCACCGGCTTACCCGGATGCCGACCGCACCCCAGGAGTGTCCTCATGGCTCCCCCCACCTCCCCCGGTTCCGCCTACGACAGTCCGCCGCCCCCGCCCGCCGGGGACGCGGACGAGGTTCCCGCGTCGCCCAGGGCCCCGGCCGGGGCATGGGGCTTCCTCGCCACCGTGGTCTGCGACATCGTCCTGCCGGCCGCCCTCTACTACGTGCTGCGCGACCTGGGCGCCGACGAGATCACCTCGCTGCTGGTCAGCGGATCGGCGCCCGCCCTGCACACGCTGTACTCGGCGGTGCGCCACCGCAAGGTCGACGCCCTCGGCGTCTTCACCATCACGCTGCTCGCCGTGAGCGCCCTCGCCTCGGTCGTGACCGCCAGCCCGCGCATCGTGCTCGCGCGCAACAGCCTGTTCACCGCCCTCGCCGGGGTATGGCTGCTGGTCACCCTCTTCACCGCCCGCCCCTTCACCTACCAGGCCGTCAAGGCACTGCTGCCCGGCCGTGGCGAACGCCTGGAGAGCCTGTGGGAACAGGACGTCGCGTTCCGCCGTGTGTGGCGCGCGGTGACCGTCCTGTGGGGCCTGGGGCTCCTCGCGGACGCCCTGCTGCGCCTGATCATGGCTTACACCCTGCCCGTCGACAGCGTGCCCGCGCTCGACGCGGCCCTGTACGCGGCCACCTGGATCGTGCTCCAGGTCGTCACGCAGATCGCGCTGTACCGCTCGGGCACCTTCCGCAAGATTTTCTCCCGCTGACACCCGGCCGGAGCCGGCCCGGGGCCCGACAGACTTAACGGTCGTTTAATTCGGATCTTTCGCGCTACATATGTAACTTCGAGATGATTATTCGGTTACGTGTGGTCGGTGTCGAGTTCGCCGACGGGTGCCCCGGCGGCGGGCCGGGCACCCGTCTCGCGCCGCCCGGCGCCGCCCGCCGTGCGGGCGGCCGCAAATGGGCAGCCGCGGTCGCGGGCGGCATCCGGCCGCCGCCCCGGATCGCCGCCGCAAACCCCGCGGCACCGGCCGCGGCCGGTGCCGCGCCCCGCGCGAAGGCCGTCGATCACGGCCCCCGCCTCGGCATCCTGGCCGGGACCGGCCACCCCGCAACCCGGGCGAGCCGCACGGGCGTTCCGGGGCGCCACGCTGTCGAGCAAACTCCCGGCCCGCCGCCCCGGCGCCCGCCGCGGGCACGGCGGTCCCGCCGGCGACAGCCGGGGGTGCCCCGCGCACCGGCCGGGTGCGCCCCCGCGAGCCCCTCCGCGCCGGGCGCGAGGACGGCCGCACCCGGCGGTCACCTCACGGACCGGAGGAAGGGTGAAGGTGACGTGAAGGTGTCGCCGGGGCGCGGTGGACGCGGCGGTCCCGGCGGGGTTGTGAAGTCGGCGGTCACAGCGGGCCCGCAGGCATAACCCGACCGAATACGGCGCACGCGCCACGGGCCGCCGCCGCTTCTCCTGACGGACGTCAAATGAGCGAGAACGTGTCCGGCCACCGGCGCCACGGGCCGGACACCGGCCGGTGATTGGTCCCCGCGGGGCTCCGCCGTTGTCGCGGGCCGCCTCGTGAGCCCCAACCTCCATGCGGGAAAGTCTGGTTCGGGCATATCCAGCGAAGGGCCACGCAAACTTGAGACTCGCTGGAGACCCACTCGAAAGACGGTTGAATCCTGCAACGCGAACGTCAATTTCCGACCGCTTTCCTCTCTTCTTGTCGCTGCACCGCGCATTCGGCCGCTTGGCCACCTGTCGGGGAATTCCCCGACACCGCCCCAGCCCGCACCCACCCCCACCTGCACTTCCTGCCATGCAGGCACCGGCCAGCAGCAACCTCTTGGAACGCGCCTGACGATGCGCCAGCCTGCCCGTCAGCCGCAGCGACGAGGGAGGCCCCGTGCCGCACGGGCAGGGCGGTGAGCCCGGGCAGGGTGTCCGCGCACACGAACTGGCCCTTCTGATGGAGGAGTTGGATCACGCGCGCGCGGCGTCCGGGTTCGTGCGGCTGAGCGGCGAACCGTGGGTCGGCAAGACCCGGCTGGCGCTCCGTCTGGCCCGGGCCGCGGCACACCGGGAGTGGGCCGTGGCGTGCGGCCGGGCCGCCCGGGACGGGACCGGCCGCCCCTTCCACGCCCTGGTGGACGCGCTCGACGACCAGCTCGCCTCGGCGGATCCCGCCGCCCTGGAACGGCTGGGGCCGGCCCGCCTGCGCGTGCTGGCCCAGGTCTTCCCCGCCCTGGGCGGCACCTTCACGGGAAGCCCGCGCGACGTCGACGTCCACGCGGTCGCCCGGGCGGTTCGTGCCGTGCTGGAGCAACTGGCGGGCCGGCGCGGGCTCCTGCTGGTGCTGGACGACGCGCACCGCGCGGGGCGGGAGGTGGCCGAGTTCGCCGAACACCTGCTGCGCCGCCCGCCGGACGCCCCCGTGCTCACGGTGCTCGTCCACCGCGGCAGCGGGCAGGGCGCCGGCCGGCTGGCCTCGCTCGCCCACCCGGACGGCGCCGTACGCCACATCCCGCTGCGGCCGCTGCCGCGCGCGGCGGCCGCCGCGCTGCTGCCCGCCGGGCTCGCCCCGCTGCACCGGGAGCTGATCCTGCGGGACGCGGCCGGGGTGCCGGGGCTGCTGCGGGCACTGTCCGACGGCGAGCCGCCCGATACCGGGGGTGTCCCCCACAGCAGCCTCGAACTGGCCTGCGGCCCCTCCCCGTTGGCACCGTCCGTCCAGGCGCTGGATCTGGGCGCGCTGTCCCCGCTCGCCCGGCGCGCCGCAGCCTCGGCCGCCGCTACGGGTGACCCCTTCACCGTGGAGACGGTGGCGCACACCGCCCCGCTGTCCGTCGCGGAAGCCCTGCGCGCGATGGACGAACTGCACAGCGAGGGCATCGTCGGACCGGACCGCCGGGCGGGGTGGTTCCGCTTCCGCCGTCCCGCGGCCCGGGCCCTGTTGCACCAGGCCGCGGGGGCCGCGCAGCGGCGTGCGGCCCGGGAGCGGGCGCTCGCCGCGCCGGCCATGGGCGAGGACACCGGCGCGGCGGTCCCCGCGCTGCTGGAGACCACCGCGCCGCCCACGGCCGCGGAGGCGGACCTCCTGGAGAAGTACGCGCGCACCACGGTCTTCACCCAGCCGGCCCGCGCCGAGCGGGCCGCCCGCCGGGCGGCGGAACGTCCCGGCGCCCCGCCCGGCGCGTGGCTGCTGCGGTGCCAGGCCCTGGTGCTGTGCGGGCGGCCGGCGCAGGCACTGACCGAGTACGCGCGGCGGTGGCCCCGCCAGGAGGCGGGACGGCCCCCCGCCGGCGCCGCGGAGCGGACCGGGACCGCCGTGTGGACCGAGGCCGCGGTGTGGCGGGCCCGGGCGCTGCGGCTGCTGGGGGCCC
It encodes:
- a CDS encoding VC0807 family protein; this encodes MAPPTSPGSAYDSPPPPPAGDADEVPASPRAPAGAWGFLATVVCDIVLPAALYYVLRDLGADEITSLLVSGSAPALHTLYSAVRHRKVDALGVFTITLLAVSALASVVTASPRIVLARNSLFTALAGVWLLVTLFTARPFTYQAVKALLPGRGERLESLWEQDVAFRRVWRAVTVLWGLGLLADALLRLIMAYTLPVDSVPALDAALYAATWIVLQVVTQIALYRSGTFRKIFSR
- a CDS encoding LuxR C-terminal-related transcriptional regulator translates to MPHGQGGEPGQGVRAHELALLMEELDHARAASGFVRLSGEPWVGKTRLALRLARAAAHREWAVACGRAARDGTGRPFHALVDALDDQLASADPAALERLGPARLRVLAQVFPALGGTFTGSPRDVDVHAVARAVRAVLEQLAGRRGLLLVLDDAHRAGREVAEFAEHLLRRPPDAPVLTVLVHRGSGQGAGRLASLAHPDGAVRHIPLRPLPRAAAAALLPAGLAPLHRELILRDAAGVPGLLRALSDGEPPDTGGVPHSSLELACGPSPLAPSVQALDLGALSPLARRAAASAAATGDPFTVETVAHTAPLSVAEALRAMDELHSEGIVGPDRRAGWFRFRRPAARALLHQAAGAAQRRAARERALAAPAMGEDTGAAVPALLETTAPPTAAEADLLEKYARTTVFTQPARAERAARRAAERPGAPPGAWLLRCQALVLCGRPAQALTEYARRWPRQEAGRPPAGAAERTGTAVWTEAAVWRARALRLLGARAQARRVLRAVSAEDRAAVPAAQAELAALLLESGQLARAAALGAARRAVRCAPQSDVAAHSHALALLAAAHAARGAAEAAREAAGEAGPLLSGLGREGAAPVVEAWRWLGEAVADGDGRRARRCFQLGFDLALHHGQGHLLGSFALGLARACLDSGDLTAAATHARFAATEFDRLTAYDSSVAAQDLLEFIEEGPWHHPEKYFGIPLSTREREIAMLIGPGLTNKQIAARMNISVKTVETHLGRIFKKLGVKSRAQVVFLLSFPVSEFPAPGEECGPTPRRPATVRSPSPGGHPPGSG
- a CDS encoding NDP-hexose 2,3-dehydratase family protein, with protein sequence MTAMNLVLPSRAAGPPLVSRLAASAAVVEGGVMSNAEVFAWLDERQREQQQHVERVPFAALRGWRFDQRTGDLRHDSGRFFSVLGLSVHSDFGPVRTWSQPIIHQPEIGILGIALRDFDGVPHLLMQAKSEPGNVNGVQLSPTVQATKSNYTGVHGGSAVPYMDLFRRPGPGQVVADVLQSEQGSWFLHKRNRNMVVEVGPEVVAGDDFAWLTLGQVNLLLRHDNLVNMDARTVLSCLPDWRGGRENLVEDAGWSLHTGREVRTWITRRRAEHEVSVAPIPLAQAQGWLRTQHAVTHCNGLYFDVVAVDVSSRGREVPAWSQPLLEPRGMGVAALFVKRIDGVVHALLRARAEPGFLDVVELGPTVQCVPENYEHLPEADRPPYLAQALARRESARYDVVLSEEGGRFRNAQSHYMIIETESDFPAVSDEFRWLTPHQLDELLCYSHHLNVQARTLVAALRSL
- a CDS encoding Gfo/Idh/MocA family protein; amino-acid sequence: MSGAAQRPLRLGALGTSSIARRRTLPRAVAAPEVELVAVAGRSPQKTAAFAERFGCAAEADLASLLERPDVEAVYISTPTALHRTWAARALRAGKHVLVEKPVGVNAHEARELADLARERGLVLRENFMFLHHPQHAFAADLVRQGRLGRLSTMHAAFCIPPLPADDIRYVPDMGGGALLDVGVYPLRAAQLLLGKGLQVAGAVLRTRPDGLDLSGQALLVSPSGVLANVTFGFEHAYASAYSLWGDTARLSVTRAFTPPPAYQPVLVLEEQDHEERFTLPAADQLHNCLAEFAAAVRRGDTGGAEEADRRRAVVAGMDLVDLVNKVAVRVPVGDGREERDRPTGGR